One Rubrobacter naiadicus genomic region harbors:
- a CDS encoding DUF3311 domain-containing protein produces MRCIHESFAEKGVDLVRNGRPRSENRDKRWWNLLLLLPFLGLLFPQLYASDAPRLFGWPFFYWYQFIWLFITAAIVTTVYRATR; encoded by the coding sequence ATGCGCTGCATACACGAATCTTTTGCAGAGAAGGGGGTCGATCTGGTGCGCAACGGACGTCCAAGAAGCGAGAACCGCGACAAACGCTGGTGGAATCTGTTGCTCCTATTACCATTCCTTGGTCTCCTGTTCCCGCAGCTGTACGCTTCGGATGCGCCACGGCTGTTCGGATGGCCGTTCTTCTACTGGTACCAGTTCATCTGGCTGTTCATAACGGCGGCCATCGTGACCACGGTATACCGGGCGACGCGCTAG
- the mctP gene encoding monocarboxylate uptake permease MctP, with protein sequence MPHNFNPVALTVFAILFLLVTVVGFVASRWRRGDLGLLSEWGLGGRRFGTWVTWFLVGGDIYTAYTFIAVPALVYGKGSIGFFAVPYTILVFPILFFIFPRLWSVAKKRDYITPADFVRGRYGSGLLALIVAFTGILATMPYIALQLVGLQAVIAAMGIGGSSSALVNDLPLIIAFIILALYTYQSGLRAPALVAVVKDLTIYITVIVMVIYIPYKLGGFGPIFDAASTALPKHDPPGTLIPSTGAAYSAYSSLALGSAFALFLYPHALTGVFSANSGNAIRRNATLLTAYSIALAIIALFGYMAIAANLKLSSPNFAVPDLVLKFFPSWFAGFAFAAVGIGALVPAAIMSIAAANLFTRNIYREYFRRNISDREESQVAKIVSLIVKAGALAFVIGIPTQYSINLQLLGGIWILQTLPAVVLGLYTRWFHRWALALGWLVGMAAGTAMAVSQGFSSIYPLSIGGFSLSAYAGLYALVANLVASVVLTLAFRALGAPEGEDETVPRDYSDLEVAREGGKEPAEGLAH encoded by the coding sequence ATGCCACACAACTTCAACCCGGTCGCGCTGACGGTCTTCGCGATCCTCTTCCTGCTGGTCACGGTGGTGGGGTTCGTCGCGTCCCGCTGGCGCAGGGGAGATCTCGGGTTGCTGAGCGAGTGGGGGCTCGGCGGCCGGCGCTTCGGGACGTGGGTGACGTGGTTTCTGGTCGGCGGGGACATCTACACCGCCTACACGTTCATCGCGGTGCCGGCGCTGGTCTACGGCAAGGGTTCGATCGGCTTCTTCGCCGTCCCCTACACGATCCTGGTCTTCCCGATCCTGTTCTTCATCTTCCCCCGGCTGTGGTCGGTGGCGAAGAAGCGCGACTACATAACCCCGGCGGACTTCGTGCGGGGCCGTTACGGCAGCGGGCTCCTGGCGCTAATCGTGGCGTTCACCGGCATCCTCGCGACGATGCCCTACATAGCGCTGCAGCTCGTCGGGCTGCAGGCGGTCATCGCGGCGATGGGCATCGGTGGCAGCAGCTCCGCCCTCGTCAACGACCTGCCGCTCATCATCGCCTTCATCATCCTCGCCCTCTACACCTACCAGAGCGGGCTCCGGGCTCCGGCGCTCGTGGCGGTCGTCAAAGACCTCACGATCTACATCACCGTGATCGTGATGGTCATCTACATCCCGTACAAGCTCGGGGGCTTCGGGCCGATCTTCGACGCGGCTTCCACCGCGCTGCCCAAGCACGACCCGCCGGGCACCCTGATCCCGAGCACCGGAGCCGCCTACAGCGCCTACTCCTCGCTGGCGCTGGGCTCGGCGTTCGCGCTCTTCCTGTACCCGCACGCGCTCACCGGCGTCTTCAGCGCCAACTCCGGTAACGCGATCCGGCGCAACGCCACGCTGCTCACGGCCTACTCGATAGCGCTGGCGATCATCGCGCTCTTCGGGTACATGGCCATCGCGGCGAACCTAAAGCTCTCGAGCCCGAACTTCGCCGTTCCGGACCTGGTGCTCAAGTTCTTCCCCTCGTGGTTCGCCGGGTTCGCCTTCGCGGCGGTTGGGATCGGAGCGCTGGTCCCGGCCGCGATCATGTCGATAGCCGCGGCGAACCTGTTCACGCGCAACATCTACCGCGAGTACTTCAGGCGTAACATCTCCGACCGGGAGGAGTCGCAGGTCGCCAAGATCGTCTCGCTGATCGTCAAGGCCGGGGCGCTGGCGTTCGTCATCGGCATCCCGACACAGTACTCGATCAACCTGCAGCTCCTCGGGGGTATCTGGATCCTGCAGACGCTCCCGGCGGTTGTCCTCGGGCTCTACACCCGATGGTTCCACCGTTGGGCTCTCGCCCTCGGCTGGCTGGTCGGGATGGCGGCCGGCACCGCTATGGCGGTCTCGCAGGGGTTCTCCTCGATCTACCCGCTCTCGATCGGGGGCTTCAGCCTCTCGGCCTACGCCGGGCTCTACGCTCTGGTCGCCAACCTGGTGGCGAGCGTGGTGCTCACGCTGGCTTTCCGGGCGCTCGGTGCCCCAGAAGGCGAGGACGAGACCGTTCCGAGAGATTACAGCGACCTGGAAGTGGCAAGGGAAGGTGGGAAAGAGCCCGCGGAGGGCCTGGCCCACTAG
- a CDS encoding HD-GYP domain-containing protein, with translation MGGWVYDYNVTFNWASILISGILAAVSVVSLRLPVSFNFGKSTFDAVDVAILVMLVLGGPFYALLVAIPAMYYKDRLRMLFNASSLTLEILAAGCVFNFFSKPLLFNPSLDDSIVYGVIGAGFTLYTVNALVGSTLLWIKYETSATRLFLDIVLPLVPAGVVSILTTFATSYAAIRLGPVAAITLFGGAALSLGLMSFTVKRQRRLAELEEENGQLRERTGELESSLSESHLDFAWRLLESLGRRDGYTARHAAAAAVYATDLAEEFRMDDRTASRLRVAALLQDVGMVSVPEEVSVAPPERLNELGREKLESHPEESERILSGIPGMDEAAKWVRWHHERVDGTGYPDGLRGEWLPLEARILAVASHYASLVLERRNSPALDPSEARREIITLSGRAFDPLVVRTLLRVLDQNGEDYASATGERFAGALSDMDGGPIEKHGGLRVIGGGKTPAS, from the coding sequence TTGGGTGGCTGGGTCTATGACTACAATGTCACCTTTAATTGGGCAAGCATTTTGATCAGTGGAATACTCGCGGCAGTGAGTGTAGTCTCCTTGCGGCTGCCAGTGAGTTTCAACTTTGGCAAATCCACGTTTGACGCCGTTGATGTTGCGATCTTAGTTATGCTCGTTCTGGGTGGTCCCTTCTACGCACTATTAGTTGCTATACCTGCAATGTACTACAAAGATCGCCTGCGTATGCTGTTTAACGCTTCATCGCTTACGCTGGAGATCTTGGCCGCAGGATGCGTGTTCAACTTCTTTTCAAAACCTTTGCTTTTCAATCCGAGTCTTGACGATTCGATTGTGTACGGCGTAATCGGAGCAGGTTTCACACTATATACCGTGAATGCTTTGGTTGGCTCTACTCTACTTTGGATAAAGTACGAAACTTCAGCCACGCGGCTTTTCCTAGATATCGTCTTGCCGCTCGTACCCGCTGGTGTAGTCTCTATTCTCACCACCTTTGCCACCTCCTACGCGGCGATCAGGCTCGGGCCCGTGGCGGCGATAACGCTCTTTGGCGGCGCGGCACTCTCGCTGGGACTGATGAGCTTCACCGTAAAGCGTCAGCGGAGGCTCGCGGAGCTGGAGGAGGAGAACGGTCAGCTCAGGGAGAGGACCGGCGAGCTGGAAAGCAGCCTCTCCGAATCGCACCTGGACTTCGCGTGGCGGCTTCTCGAGAGCCTGGGACGCAGGGACGGGTACACCGCGAGGCACGCGGCGGCCGCGGCGGTGTACGCAACGGACCTCGCGGAAGAGTTCCGGATGGATGACAGGACCGCTTCCAGGCTCCGGGTGGCGGCGCTTTTGCAGGACGTGGGGATGGTCTCGGTGCCCGAGGAGGTCAGTGTCGCGCCGCCGGAGAGGCTGAACGAGCTCGGCAGAGAGAAGCTCGAATCGCACCCGGAGGAGTCGGAGAGAATCCTCTCTGGAATACCGGGGATGGATGAAGCAGCGAAATGGGTGAGGTGGCACCACGAGCGGGTGGATGGAACAGGCTACCCGGATGGGCTGCGTGGAGAATGGCTACCGCTCGAAGCCAGGATACTCGCGGTGGCCTCGCACTACGCCTCGCTGGTTCTGGAGCGCAGAAATTCTCCGGCGCTCGATCCCTCCGAGGCACGCCGGGAGATCATCACGCTCTCCGGTCGGGCCTTCGATCCTCTGGTGGTGAGGACGCTGCTCAGGGTTCTGGATCAGAACGGCGAAGATTACGCCTCCGCCACCGGAGAGCGCTTCGCGGGCGCTCTCTCTGATATGGATGGCGGCCCCATCGAGAAACACGGGGGTCTCAGGGTGATCGGAGGTGGCAAAACCCCGGCCTCCTGA
- a CDS encoding queuosine precursor transporter, with amino-acid sequence MRYSPWFVVVVAVFVTTLITANVTAVKLVGIFGLVLPAGVVLFPVSYIVGDVLTEVYGYSAARRVIWLGFLCNLLAVAAIWVGGVLPAAPVWHAQGAYERILGYTPRLLGASFLAYLVGEFANSFVMARMKVLTEGRWLWSRTISSTVVGEGLDSAIFVSVAFAATIPAHALVVAIVSQWLFKSAYEIVATPLTYLVVGYLKRVEGLDVYDRDTRFNPLLIGR; translated from the coding sequence ATGAGATACAGCCCGTGGTTCGTGGTCGTGGTGGCGGTGTTCGTCACCACGCTCATCACGGCGAACGTCACGGCGGTGAAGCTCGTCGGGATTTTCGGGCTGGTGCTGCCGGCCGGGGTCGTGCTCTTCCCGGTCAGCTACATCGTCGGGGACGTACTCACCGAGGTGTACGGGTACTCGGCGGCGCGGCGCGTGATCTGGCTCGGGTTTCTGTGCAACCTGCTCGCGGTGGCGGCGATCTGGGTCGGGGGAGTGCTACCCGCGGCTCCGGTCTGGCACGCGCAGGGTGCTTACGAGCGCATCCTGGGTTACACGCCGCGGCTTCTCGGGGCCTCCTTCCTCGCGTATCTCGTGGGGGAGTTCGCCAACTCCTTCGTGATGGCCCGGATGAAGGTGCTCACGGAGGGACGCTGGCTGTGGAGCCGCACGATAAGCTCGACCGTGGTGGGGGAGGGGCTGGATTCCGCGATCTTCGTCTCGGTCGCCTTCGCCGCCACGATACCCGCGCACGCTCTGGTGGTGGCGATCGTCTCCCAGTGGCTTTTCAAGAGCGCCTACGAGATCGTGGCCACCCCCCTGACGTACCTCGTCGTGGGGTATCTCAAGCGTGTCGAAGGCCTCGACGTCTACGATCGCGACACCCGCTTCAACCCGCTCCTGATCGGGAGATGA
- the cofH gene encoding 5-amino-6-(D-ribitylamino)uracil--L-tyrosine 4-hydroxyphenyl transferase CofH, translating into MEEIHVYRELLERAAEASLEAEEARVLARMAVEDPEPAMAAAGRVRDRAYGPRISYSRKVFIPLTRLCRDNCGYCTFAHPPRKGERAYLTPEEVLEIARDGAEAGCKEALFTLGDKPEKRYPEARRELREMGFETTVEYLAHCCGLVAEETGLLPHANPGVLSEEDVRLLRGVAVSQGIMLEEVSGRLLGRGMAHWASPDKVPERRLETLEAAGRLAVPFTTGLLVGIGESPEERAETLLAIREVHERYGHIQECIVQNFRAKPGTRMQDAPEPSEKEMLAAIALARLILPPEVTVQAPPNLADDEAGYLRYIDAGINDWGGVSPVTPDHVNPERPWPHLEELERATGSKGYLLLERLAVHPRYALEAERWVDEALRPKVLAGMDAEGFARVESWAPGKDEPVPERTLEEMRGRRPSRMRPEFVAALAGAGERDLDEEEIALLFTARGRELAELCRVADELRREVNGDVVTYVVNRNINYTNQCYFRCRFCAFSKGPKSLNLRGEPYLMDPEEVARRAREAWERGATEVTMVGGIHGRFTGQNYLDYLRAVKDEVPGMHVHAFTPLEVWQGAHTLGISVDEFLVRLKEAGLATLPGTAAEILDDEIRRIICPDKINTAQWAEVMRKAHAIGLRSTSTIMFGHVDGPVNWARHLLVLREIQAETGGFTEFIPLPFVHMATPLFLQGRSRRGPTFAETVKMHAVGRIALHGYIDNVQVSWVKLGVEGAKACLEAGCNDLGGTLMNESISRSAGASHGQEMLPEEMERMIREIGRIPRQRNTLYGEPERHVKAS; encoded by the coding sequence ATGGAGGAGATTCACGTATACAGGGAGCTACTGGAGAGAGCGGCGGAGGCCTCGCTCGAGGCAGAAGAGGCCAGGGTGCTGGCGCGAATGGCCGTGGAGGATCCCGAGCCCGCGATGGCAGCGGCGGGGCGGGTACGAGACCGGGCGTACGGTCCGCGGATCTCGTACTCGCGCAAGGTCTTCATCCCGCTGACCAGGCTGTGCCGGGACAACTGCGGCTACTGCACCTTCGCCCATCCACCGCGTAAGGGAGAGAGGGCCTACCTCACGCCGGAGGAGGTGCTCGAGATAGCCCGGGATGGAGCCGAAGCCGGGTGCAAGGAGGCGCTCTTCACGCTCGGGGACAAGCCGGAGAAACGCTATCCTGAGGCCCGACGCGAGCTCAGGGAGATGGGCTTCGAGACGACCGTGGAGTACCTGGCGCACTGCTGCGGGCTGGTGGCCGAAGAGACCGGGCTCCTGCCGCACGCCAACCCCGGCGTGCTCTCGGAGGAGGACGTACGGCTGCTGCGAGGGGTGGCCGTCTCGCAGGGGATCATGCTGGAGGAGGTCTCGGGGAGGCTGCTGGGCCGGGGCATGGCCCACTGGGCCTCGCCGGACAAAGTGCCCGAGAGACGGCTCGAGACGCTCGAGGCGGCGGGGAGGCTCGCGGTGCCCTTCACGACCGGGCTCCTCGTCGGGATCGGGGAGAGCCCCGAGGAGCGGGCGGAGACTCTGCTCGCGATCCGCGAGGTGCACGAGCGCTACGGGCACATCCAGGAGTGCATCGTGCAGAACTTCCGGGCCAAGCCGGGGACCAGGATGCAAGACGCACCCGAGCCTTCTGAGAAGGAGATGCTCGCGGCGATAGCGCTCGCCCGGCTCATCCTGCCGCCCGAAGTCACGGTGCAGGCCCCGCCGAACCTGGCCGACGACGAGGCCGGGTACCTGAGGTACATAGACGCCGGGATCAACGACTGGGGAGGCGTCTCCCCCGTCACCCCCGACCACGTCAACCCCGAGCGGCCCTGGCCGCACCTCGAAGAGCTCGAACGGGCCACCGGTAGCAAGGGATATCTGCTCCTCGAGCGGCTCGCGGTCCACCCACGCTACGCGCTGGAGGCGGAGCGGTGGGTTGACGAGGCCCTGAGGCCGAAGGTCCTCGCCGGGATGGACGCCGAGGGCTTCGCGCGCGTGGAGAGCTGGGCCCCGGGCAAGGACGAGCCGGTGCCGGAGAGGACGCTCGAGGAGATGAGAGGCCGGAGGCCCTCCCGGATGCGCCCCGAGTTCGTCGCCGCTCTCGCCGGGGCCGGGGAGAGGGATCTGGACGAGGAGGAGATAGCGCTGCTCTTCACCGCCCGCGGTCGGGAGCTGGCCGAGCTTTGCCGGGTTGCGGACGAGCTCAGGCGGGAGGTCAACGGGGACGTGGTCACCTACGTGGTGAACCGCAACATCAACTACACCAACCAGTGCTACTTCCGCTGCCGCTTCTGCGCCTTCTCCAAAGGCCCGAAGTCGCTCAATCTGCGCGGCGAGCCCTACCTCATGGACCCCGAAGAGGTCGCACGCAGGGCACGCGAGGCCTGGGAGCGGGGGGCGACCGAGGTCACGATGGTCGGGGGGATACACGGCAGGTTCACCGGCCAGAACTACCTGGACTACCTGCGGGCGGTGAAGGACGAGGTACCCGGGATGCACGTCCACGCCTTCACGCCGCTCGAGGTGTGGCAGGGGGCGCACACTCTGGGCATCTCGGTCGATGAGTTTCTGGTGCGGCTGAAGGAGGCCGGTCTCGCCACACTCCCCGGTACGGCGGCCGAGATCCTGGACGACGAGATACGCAGGATCATCTGCCCAGACAAGATCAACACCGCCCAGTGGGCGGAGGTGATGCGCAAGGCGCACGCGATCGGGCTGCGCTCTACCTCGACGATCATGTTCGGCCACGTCGACGGGCCGGTGAACTGGGCCCGCCACCTGCTGGTCCTGCGCGAGATACAGGCCGAGACGGGTGGGTTCACCGAGTTCATCCCGCTCCCGTTCGTGCACATGGCGACGCCCCTCTTCCTGCAGGGCCGCTCGCGGAGGGGCCCGACCTTCGCCGAGACGGTGAAGATGCACGCGGTCGGCAGGATCGCGCTGCACGGCTACATAGACAACGTGCAGGTCTCCTGGGTCAAGCTGGGTGTCGAGGGGGCGAAGGCGTGCCTCGAGGCAGGGTGCAACGACCTCGGCGGCACGCTCATGAACGAGAGCATCTCGCGCTCGGCCGGGGCGAGCCACGGGCAGGAGATGCTCCCGGAGGAGATGGAACGCATGATCCGGGAGATCGGACGCATCCCGCGCCAGCGCAACACGCTCTACGGCGAGCCCGAACGTCACGTGAAGGCGTCATGA
- the cysC gene encoding adenylyl-sulfate kinase, whose protein sequence is MQDGSNDRDRGFTLWFTGLSGAGKTTISEIVERELRLRLGKVEVLDGDIVRTNLSKGLGFSKEDRDTNVLRIGFVANLLTRNGVAVIVSAISPYREARNRVREDIGEDFIEVYVDAPVEVCAERDVKGLYKKAFAGEIKAFTGVSDPYEPPENPELHIKTAQESPQESARRVIDYLEERGYLRPVQTLSGTR, encoded by the coding sequence GTGCAGGACGGGAGTAACGACAGGGATCGCGGCTTCACGCTGTGGTTCACCGGGCTCTCGGGGGCCGGCAAGACGACGATCTCGGAGATAGTCGAGCGGGAGCTCAGGTTGCGTTTGGGCAAGGTCGAGGTCCTCGACGGGGACATCGTCCGGACGAACCTCTCCAAGGGGCTCGGGTTCTCCAAGGAGGACCGTGACACCAACGTCCTCAGGATAGGGTTCGTGGCGAATCTGCTGACGCGCAACGGGGTGGCCGTTATCGTCAGCGCCATCTCCCCTTACCGGGAGGCGCGCAACAGGGTCAGGGAAGACATAGGCGAGGATTTCATAGAGGTGTACGTGGACGCTCCCGTGGAGGTCTGCGCCGAGCGCGACGTCAAGGGCCTCTACAAGAAGGCCTTCGCCGGCGAGATAAAGGCGTTCACCGGCGTCTCAGACCCCTACGAGCCGCCGGAGAACCCGGAGCTGCACATAAAGACCGCCCAGGAGAGCCCGCAGGAGAGCGCACGCCGGGTCATCGATTACCTCGAGGAGAGAGGATATCTCAGGCCCGTGCAGACGCTCAGCGGCACTCGCTGA
- a CDS encoding iron-sulfur cluster assembly scaffold protein — protein MDRNGRIKALVDHRENPHYKGVLPDADVAVPGGSPECGGSVVIYLKGGGEGEIEALSFTGEGDTISMGATSMALDLVMRERLTMDQVLALDYDEFIDRVGRDVVGSRTRNATLGLSTLKAAIRKYREEEARRSSRVS, from the coding sequence TTGGACCGCAACGGCCGCATAAAAGCTCTCGTCGACCACAGGGAGAACCCCCATTACAAGGGGGTTCTCCCCGACGCCGACGTCGCGGTGCCCGGTGGCAGCCCGGAGTGCGGGGGATCGGTCGTCATCTACCTCAAGGGAGGGGGTGAGGGCGAGATAGAGGCGCTCTCGTTCACCGGCGAGGGAGATACGATCAGCATGGGCGCGACCAGCATGGCGCTCGACCTCGTGATGCGCGAACGCCTCACCATGGACCAGGTGCTCGCGCTCGACTACGACGAGTTCATAGACCGCGTCGGTCGGGACGTGGTGGGGAGCAGAACCCGCAACGCCACACTAGGCCTGAGCACCCTCAAGGCCGCCATAAGGAAGTATCGGGAGGAAGAAGCCAGACGAAGCAGTCGGGTGAGCTGA
- a CDS encoding YesL family protein, translating into MNMLESRWYRALEVCANFLYLNLLWLVCSTLVITFPASTAAMFGVVREWVKGREPGVTGSFFSFFRENFRQSTWIGFLWALVGVILVVDFAVVRGMGSPVREILYVVLFVVCFLYVFTLVYIFPVIVNFETRWPLVIRNALLFSMTGPLVTFACLLVLILAAAAFVFFPLSIFVSGSVGSYLVYRLCERTFEKVERIRGRDGEDR; encoded by the coding sequence ATGAACATGCTGGAGAGCAGATGGTACCGGGCGCTCGAGGTTTGCGCCAACTTTCTCTATCTGAACCTGCTCTGGCTGGTCTGCAGCACCCTGGTCATCACGTTTCCGGCCTCCACGGCGGCGATGTTCGGCGTGGTGCGGGAGTGGGTGAAGGGGAGGGAGCCCGGGGTGACCGGCTCCTTCTTCTCGTTCTTCCGGGAGAACTTCCGTCAGAGCACCTGGATCGGCTTTCTCTGGGCGCTGGTCGGGGTCATCCTCGTGGTCGACTTCGCCGTGGTGCGCGGGATGGGATCCCCGGTACGCGAGATCCTCTACGTAGTCCTCTTCGTCGTCTGTTTCCTGTACGTTTTCACGCTGGTCTACATCTTCCCGGTCATCGTCAACTTCGAGACCCGCTGGCCCCTCGTGATAAGGAACGCGCTCCTCTTCTCGATGACCGGACCTCTGGTGACCTTCGCCTGCCTGTTGGTGCTGATCCTCGCCGCCGCCGCGTTCGTCTTCTTCCCGCTCTCCATATTCGTCTCGGGGAGCGTCGGCTCCTACCTCGTCTACCGGCTCTGCGAGAGGACCTTCGAGAAGGTGGAGCGGATCAGGGGACGGGATGGGGAAGACCGCTGA
- a CDS encoding TIGR03668 family PPOX class F420-dependent oxidoreductase, with protein sequence MSPAVLTAEAAAFLVRRRVARLATADARGAPHAVPVCFAFDGEHIYIALDEKPKEVPPTRLKRVKNILQNPRVALVADRYDEDWSLLAYVMVRGKAGLVEPGAEEHAAAIRLLRGKYHQYERMRIEDNPVIRIVPERVSSWGALDEPPEDGHLIDALRGRRSVRRYLDKGVPGWMVEEVLEAGRWAPSPHGRQPWRFALLRKEETKRRLAEAMGKEWRRALEMDGQGPEVVERRLEGSKRRLLGAPVLVLLCLYLEELDRYPDPERQRCETTMAVQSLGAAAQNMLLAAYDLGLDGGWICAPLFSPGAVREALGLEESLLPHALLTFGYAAGDPPRRRTRKALDELVIFRDL encoded by the coding sequence ATGAGCCCGGCCGTTCTCACCGCCGAAGCAGCCGCCTTCCTCGTGCGTCGGCGGGTGGCGCGTCTCGCGACCGCCGACGCACGAGGCGCCCCGCACGCCGTCCCGGTCTGCTTCGCCTTCGACGGGGAGCACATCTACATCGCGCTGGACGAAAAACCGAAGGAAGTCCCCCCAACCCGTCTCAAGCGGGTCAAAAACATCCTGCAGAACCCGCGGGTCGCGCTCGTCGCCGACCGCTACGACGAAGACTGGAGCCTGCTCGCGTACGTCATGGTGCGTGGGAAAGCCGGGCTCGTCGAACCCGGGGCCGAAGAACATGCTGCCGCCATCCGCCTGCTGCGCGGCAAATACCACCAGTACGAGCGCATGAGGATAGAGGACAACCCCGTCATCCGGATCGTTCCCGAGCGGGTCTCGTCCTGGGGTGCTCTGGATGAGCCGCCGGAGGATGGACACCTCATCGACGCCCTGCGCGGTCGACGCTCGGTGCGACGCTACCTGGACAAGGGGGTCCCCGGGTGGATGGTAGAGGAGGTACTCGAGGCCGGACGCTGGGCCCCCTCCCCGCACGGCAGGCAGCCCTGGCGCTTCGCTCTACTGAGGAAGGAGGAGACGAAGCGGCGGCTCGCCGAGGCGATGGGGAAGGAGTGGCGGCGGGCGCTCGAGATGGACGGGCAGGGACCCGAGGTGGTCGAGAGGAGGCTCGAGGGTTCCAAGAGACGGCTGCTCGGTGCCCCCGTGCTCGTGCTCCTGTGTCTGTACCTGGAGGAGCTCGACCGCTATCCCGATCCCGAGAGGCAGCGGTGCGAGACCACGATGGCCGTGCAGTCGCTCGGCGCGGCCGCGCAGAACATGCTGCTCGCAGCTTACGACCTCGGGCTGGACGGCGGTTGGATCTGCGCTCCGCTCTTCTCACCCGGAGCGGTCAGGGAAGCGCTGGGTCTGGAGGAATCCCTCCTCCCGCACGCCCTCTTGACCTTCGGGTACGCCGCCGGGGATCCACCCCGGCGGCGTACGAGAAAAGCGCTCGATGAGCTCGTGATCTTCCGGGATCTCTAG
- a CDS encoding sulfurtransferase, which translates to MAEVEEQIREKGYAHPEKLVTTQWVADHLSDTENVRIVESDEDVLLYEVGHIPNAVKIDWVEDLNDPLIRDYLDPEKFASLMSEKGITPETRVIFYGDKNNWWATYALWVFELFGHTNTAIMDGGRKKWEDEGREMTQEVPTFPRADYPTPKRDDTKIRAFKAEVEEHVKAGRPLVDVRSPGEYKGELLHMPDYPQEGALRGGHIPGAANVPWARAVRDDGTFKSAQELREIYEGEAHLSSGDDVIAYCRIGERSSHTWFVLKYLLGYERVRNYDGSWTEWGNAVRAPIER; encoded by the coding sequence ATGGCCGAGGTCGAAGAGCAGATACGCGAGAAGGGCTACGCCCATCCGGAGAAGCTGGTCACCACCCAGTGGGTGGCGGATCACCTCTCCGACACCGAGAACGTGCGCATCGTAGAGAGCGACGAGGACGTGCTCCTCTACGAGGTGGGGCACATCCCAAACGCGGTGAAGATAGACTGGGTCGAGGACCTCAACGATCCCCTCATCCGCGACTACCTCGATCCGGAGAAATTCGCCTCGCTGATGAGCGAGAAGGGGATCACACCCGAGACCAGGGTGATCTTCTACGGTGACAAGAACAACTGGTGGGCGACCTATGCGCTGTGGGTCTTCGAGCTCTTCGGGCACACCAACACGGCGATAATGGACGGGGGAAGGAAGAAGTGGGAGGACGAGGGCAGGGAGATGACCCAGGAGGTGCCCACCTTCCCCAGAGCTGACTATCCCACCCCGAAGAGGGATGACACGAAGATAAGGGCTTTCAAAGCCGAGGTCGAAGAGCACGTGAAGGCGGGCAGGCCGCTTGTGGACGTCAGGAGCCCCGGGGAGTACAAGGGGGAGCTTTTGCACATGCCCGACTACCCGCAGGAGGGAGCCTTGAGGGGAGGACACATCCCCGGAGCGGCGAACGTACCGTGGGCGAGGGCCGTGCGGGACGATGGTACCTTCAAGAGCGCGCAGGAGCTCAGGGAGATCTACGAGGGAGAGGCTCACCTCAGCTCAGGAGACGACGTGATAGCGTACTGCAGGATAGGGGAGCGCTCTTCTCACACTTGGTTCGTGCTCAAGTATCTGCTCGGCTACGAGCGGGTGAGGAACTACGACGGGTCCTGGACTGAGTGGGGCAATGCCGTCAGAGCGCCCATAGAGCGTTAG